The DNA sequence ATACGGCCGTTACAAATTCGATGTCATAATTCGGCATTATATACAATAACTCAGCATTATGCACCATAACTCGGTACTTTATGTTATAACTCGGCGTTATACGTTACAATCAGACATTATCACTTGTTAAAACCTATTAATTGCTCTTCAATTCAGATGATCAATAGAAACGTAACCGACCTATTTTATctcacctataaaggtatgatattttatcttcaaacgggacattgaattctcaatactgacttaatcttcggagtgcctttgcaggtacactccccccttgTTCCTTGCTCACGCTCTGCGCAATTGGACATCTCCTTGGAGAAAAGCTCGGACTTCCACAAAAGCTCAAAGGTCGGCACCGAAGATAACAACTCGGCATCGACTCCCAGGGACCAAGCTCTCCCTTCaagtatccatacaagaacaattggcgcccaccgtggggcctcgAAATAAACACCCTTCTTTCTATAGGCCCCATTTCCTTCCAATGGCTTCAAACTTACCTGCACCTTTGTAAACAAAGGTCATATAGTAAATCATTAAGGCTCGAAAAAGGCtaatctatatctgttttttcgatcattatctgtcatctctctatttttcaattcatctctggCATATTtatttgtcgatctatatctatttttctgaTCTATCTTTGTTTTTccgatcaatatctgtcatctttatttttcaattcatctatggtatatctatttgccgatctatatctgtttttccgaTCCATATATGTTTTTTCAATCAATATCtatcatctttatttttcaattcatctatgGTATATCTATTTGTCGGtctatatctgtttttctgatttatatctatttttctgaTCAATATCtatcatctttatttttcaattcatctatggtatatctatttgccgatctatatctgtttttccgatctatatctattttttcgatcaatatctgtcatatttatttttcaattcatctatggtatatctatttgccggtctatatctgttttttcgatcattatctgtcatctctctatttttcaattcatccctggtatatctatttgccgatctatatctatttttccgaTCTATATATGTTTTTTCGATCATTATCTGTCacctctctatttttcaattcatctctggtttatctatttgccgatctatatctgttttgccgatctatatctgtttttccgaTCTATATCTGCTTTTTTGATCATTATTTGTCATCTATGTATTTATCAAATCATCTGATATATTtatttgtcgatctatatctgcttttccgatcaatatctgtcatctctatttttcaattcatctatggtatatctatttgccgatctatatctgttttttcgATCTATATTTGTTTTTCTgatcattatctgtcatctctctatttttcaattcatctctggtttatctatttgccgatctatatcagttttgccgatttatatctgttttctgatatatatctgtcatctctattttctaatttatatcagtcatctctatttgccgatttatatcagttatctctatttttcaatttatatatcagtcatctctatttgccaatctatatctattatatctatttgtcgatctatatctgttttctgatctatatctgtcatctctattttctaatttatcagtcatctctatttgccgatttatatcattcatctctatttttcaatttatatatcagtcatctctatttgccgatctatatctattatcttATTTATATCAATCATCTTTATTTGCCAATTTATATCAAAAATCTCTATTTGTCGATTTATAACAGTCACTCTATTATCCGATTTATATCAGTCATCTCTATTTTccgatttatatcaatcatctaTATTTtccgatttatatctgttatccctatttgccaagttatatctgttatatctattgtctgatttatatcaatcatctctaaTTGCCGATTTATATCAAAAATCTCTATTTGTCGATTTATAACAGTCACTCTATTATCCGATTTATatcagtcatctctatttttttatttatatcaattaTCTCTATTTTCCGATTTATATCTGACATCCCTATTTGCCAACttatatctgttatatctattgtccaatttatatcaatcatctctaaTTGCCGATTTATATCAAaaatctctatttgccgatctataacAGTCACACTATTATCCGATTTATATCGGTCATCTCTATTTTccgatttatatcaatcatctctatttttctatttatatctgttatccctatttgtccatttatatctgttatatctatttgtcgatctatatctatttttctaatatatatctgtcatctctattttttaacttatatctgttatctctattttttaattctatatatgtcgtctctatttttcaatttgtaTTTGATATATCTATTTgctgatctatatctgttatctctattttttctGATCTATATGTCATCTATATTTttcgatttatatctgttatccctATTTGTCGATCTATATTTGTTATCTGATTTTCTGATCTATATGTCATCTCTACTTtccgatttatatctgttatctgtATTTGCCGATCTTTATCAGCTATCTCTAGTTGCCAATTTATATCTGATATCTCTATTTACCAATTTATATCTGAtctctctatttgccgatctatatctgattTTCTGATCTACATCTCTTATAtctatttgccaatttatatctgatctctctatttgccgatctatatatgATTTTCCGATATACATCTCTTATAtctatttgccaatttatatctgatctctctatttgccgatctatatctgattTTTAAATCTACATCTGTTATATCTATTTACCGATCTATTTATGTCATCTCTACTTTCCGATTTATATCATTTATCTCTTTGTCGATCTTTATCAGTTATCTCTAGTTGTCAATTTATATCTGATATCTCTGTTTGCCAAATTATATCTGATATCTCTATTTGTCgatctaaatctgattttttgatctatatctattatatctatttgtcgatctatatctgtcatctctattatcgatttatatctgttatctctatttgccaatctatatctgttatatctatttttcaatccatatctatcatctctatttgcagatctatatctgttatctctatttgtcgatctacatctgttatctctatttgccgatctatatctgtcatctctatttgccgaCCTATATCTGTTATCCCTATTCGCTGACCTATAtctgtttttctattttcaaatctatatctattatctttgttttcagatttatatcaataattatccGAGCTATATCAATCATTACCGTTTCTATATCAATCATTATCACTCTTTTTCAAATCTATATCAACTATCATCAGATCTATATCAACTATCTTCCAAACTATGACTATCAACGATCTTCAATCAATTATCCATTCGCGATAAatcttcaattcaaagtcgcaTCGTTTACACATGTGCAATCAAACACAATCTTCAATCAATTATCCATTCGCGAtaattcttcaattcaaagtcaTATCGTTTACACATGCGCAATCAAACTCAGTCTTCAATTCCGAACTATGACTATAAACAGTCAACAAACTCAATCACATATCATACAAGTACAAACACTTATCCATTCGCGAcaactcttcaattcaaagtcgcaTCGTTTACACATGCGCAATCAAACTCAATCAAATCACCAAACAACGGTGAATTAACTCGATATTCTCGCCCAACCAATTCATTTTTATCAACATCGTCTCAGCAACTATTCAAATTAACTACTCGGTTCCATGAAAAAATCTAACCGTTGCATCTATTAAATCAACTGTTTAAAAATTCATTGGAAAAATCAAAGGCACAATCAATGACAAGACTACTACACTTTCCAATACACGTTAACTTCAAATTACGtctgaaaattcaaattattcattattttaataaaGTAAGTTGATCTAGGGGCTCCATACCTATAACTCAAATCGCCGagttataactaaaaaaatgctCAACCTGCTTTATCAAAATATAGccaggctaagcttgggggctatgatacggCTGTTACAAATCCGATGTCATAATTCGGCATTATATACAATAACTCGGCATTATGCACCATAACTCAGCACTTTacgttataactcggcgttaTACGTTACAATCAGACATTATCACTTGTTAAAACCTATTAATTGCTCTTCAATTCAGATGATCAATAGAAACGTAACCGACCTATTTTATCTCACCTATAAAGGTATGTTTTATCTTCAAACGggacattgaattctcaatactgactTAATCTTTGGAGTGCCTTTACAGGTACACTCCCCACTTGTTCCTTGCTCACGCTCTGCGCAATTGGACATCTCCTTGGAGAAAAGCTCAGACTTCCACAAAAACTCAAAGGTCGGCACCGAAGATAACAACTCGGCGTCGACTCCCAGGGACCGAGCTCTCCCttcaggtatccatacaagaacaccTATCATATACGGACACGGATTCGAATATAGTACTTAACATGATATGAGAtatataaatatgaatttaaaaattttataagatacatatatatatatataatataaattttttttagataaattacaataatattttaatattttattaatattaaaatataaaataatttttttaattattttaataaataataatatatattatttctaaattcatttcaagaatacatgttaagaataaggttGTACATGCTGATACGTAATGGTATTTAGgtgtatttaagtgtgtccagaaaagatttttttattattaatttaattaagacacaattggacacagcagacacgcgtatCGGACGAATATTaataaggctgcgtttgtttataaAGACAGGATACTAAGACAAAGACACAAAATCGTATTTGATAGATGAGACATTGATAGAAATATTGTGTCCAAAGAcactaaattagtatattttgtgtccatcctgataGGAAGGACACAGAACACAGAACACTAACAATGCAAGGAAAtcgacttattttttattttttttattattcttgttcattttttataattatattttttattattatattttttttaaattttttaaattaaaaaaataagaataaattttattttcataatttgttctaatttattataaaaaaatacaataacataaaattttatgtctttatttttcttttatatcttatttttaatgtCGTGTGTCTTGTTTTGTTCTTAAATAAAATACCATCTTATCTAAAATATATTCAACACGTAAATACGACAATGTAGCAAAGTATCCGCGCATTAACTATCCGTTACtcgaatttaattttattgatttaatgCATACTAATGATCtaaataaaatgaattaaaagatgaaagagaaacttttacaataataaattaaagaggGGAGAGAAAAGGAAGATTGCATTATTCTAATCTATTAATCGAATCTAATTAATttcattgatataaaatatataattttaaatctaAGGTAGATAAActaaatgatgaaagagaaactCAAATTATAGATGTGAGAGAAAATCAACATTATTGCATTttcgattaaaaaaaatttaatacccCACTAAGAAATAATAAACTTCACAAATTCTTCTCTTAATACAATTATATtacatatacattaaaattaattattaaaataaattataaatataaaatatatatttaaatataaatacatattaaaaataaattaaatcatatatatttatacataatatattaataactaattttaatatctgattttaatataaatataatatttttttatataaataagccCTCAATTCTCACCTCCAAACCACACTAATACATTACGTATTCTCTATTCAAACTAAATTGAAATGGCTTCCAACAAGAATGTTACACCCGcgtccttcttcttcctcctccttctattcGCCACGGCAAATTCTACCACCGTGGTGCCCTCATGGCATTCGGGGAGCCGTCAATGTCCTATTGATACCCTAAAGTTAGCAGTGTGCGCCCAAGTGTTGATCATAGGTGCAGGGTCTCCACCACAGCAGCCATGCTGTAGCCTTATTGCAGGCCTGGTTGATCTTGAAGCCGCTCTATGTCTTTGCACTGCCCTTAAAGCCAACATTCTCGGCATCCACCTCAACATTCCACTCTCCTTAAGCATCATTCTTAACAACTGTAGGAGGGACACCTCTTTCAAGTGCCCTGATAATTAAATTTACATGCATGCATGCACTACTAATACGCCGATCTATCAAGTGTCAATAAGTGATCGTCATCATCGCCtgcatctctttttcttttgtcgcttttcttttattgcatgtTTAACAATATGGATGATATTAGGCATTAGCTTCCTGCTTATTTGTCATTTTCGTATGTTGGAAGGACTAAGACGACTCTTTGTTGCATTATGTACTGAGCAATGATCTGCAGtggtataataattaataaattaaagcaagttttgttcttcattttttttttttttttgagagagagaaaaacaaaaaaaagatgtAAGATGATGCaaaaaaaagacacaaaaaaaatagagagaaaaaaaaaaggacacAAACAAGAACGAAAAGACGACGTAGATAAAGATCAGATTAAAAAAGATGTGCGTGTACATAAACGTAATTTGGTTagacataatttaaaaataatatttgactGCCTAATATTTctgttctatatatatatatatgtatgtaacaTTTTTTTGTGTGACTATATCTATATAACATTTAAACCAATTTGAGTTGATCGAGTGATCTCCTCACTCGTCAGCTTAAACAAGTGTCAGGAGTTCAAATTTTACCTTGTGCATACAACAATCTATTGGTAAACAGCATATCTTTAAATAGAACTCTAATCCAAACTCTAATCTGCGACGAATTAATTGTTGACCAATTGATCTGTCGGACTTGAGATACAGGAGACAACCAAAAAAATATGAGTAACATTTATACATACGTTTATTAcatctataattatttatttatttatttcaataataattatgtaatacaaaataaaaatttaaatgtattaaaaaaaagtcaaaacaaGTAAATGATGACCTTTTATGGTTTCTAAACTATGATCCAACATTTTAAACGAAATACGAATACCTgtgattataaaaattttaatttttataggtataaaaatataatttttaaaatgataaaatggtattaaaaattaattttttgactaatttaaaaaataaaatttgatatatgttttttaatttaaattttatctatattttaaaatttaaactaataacttGTTATTCTAAAGGTTTTTTCAATTAATATGCGAGATAGTCGATTTTAATAAGCGGTTGTAACTCAAGTGTCATCATTTAAAATTGTCTGTTCAAATACGTAATTTAAATTTGTCCATTTAAATCGTAGCGAtcaaatcataatttaaaatggGGATCACATTATATTCTAAAAACCATCTCATTTAAAttagtactaaaaaaattaaaacattaaaaatttaaaaattttgaaaaataaaatttaaatgatatataatttaaatttaaaaattttaatataatttaaaggaTATAATTTGaacattttaaataatagaatatatgaaaaattttataaaatttgttatattaaaatGGTGGGTTTAAATTGCTTTACTTCAATTAAAACCGTTCGTTAATCGAAATGTTTACATTTATAGAATAACAAtgtgaaaaaattatatattaggttaaatttttaaatatagatgagatataaattaattaagatagaattataagttatatttttaataccattttatcattttaaaaattatatatatatattatatatatatatatatatatatatattttactaaagataggagactcgaattcgcaacctcttaattgagtatggggagactatgtcatttgagttataactcattagcttaaaaattatatttttatacatataaaaattaaattttttataattacatGTTTACAGTATATTTTGTACGTATtccgtttacactgtaaacaaaatATACACATTTCATGATATTCACTATATttcatttatactgtaaacgaaatGCACTATATttcatttacagtataaacgaaatacatgcaaaattaattcttttacactgtaaacgaaatatacTTAAAAATGAATTTCTTAAAAACACGGAAAATAATGAAAAttggtaaataatataattatttaatttatataaataaaaaatccaacttttataattcaaaaaaataaataaataaatttaaaaatctcgTTACACattcaaataattttatatttaaatttatccaaattattctCCTTCTCTGATTTCTTCATactttttttgtaattattatcgTCACCACCATCGTACCACtgcatttatttttttctcctccttcttcttctcctcctcttattttctttgtatttgaatttttttaatttcttccttcctttttttttcctcctccattattattattgtcattaCCAACAACACTAACATTTTACTAATATCTTTATTGATTCTGATTCTCTGTAATGATCGAATAAACTGAACATATTATCAAAACGAAATCATTGTATAATAAGAAATAAACGGaaaataatccattatataaattcgaatttaGAAACATCTGCATTTCGAATTaaccaaaaatattattaaaatgaaac is a window from the Arachis hypogaea cultivar Tifrunner chromosome 1, arahy.Tifrunner.gnm2.J5K5, whole genome shotgun sequence genome containing:
- the LOC112765484 gene encoding cortical cell-delineating protein gives rise to the protein MASNKNVTPASFFFLLLLFATANSTTVVPSWHSGSRQCPIDTLKLAVCAQVLIIGAGSPPQQPCCSLIAGLVDLEAALCLCTALKANILGIHLNIPLSLSIILNNCRRDTSFKCPDN